DNA sequence from the Myxococcus guangdongensis genome:
TCGCCCGCCGCGTCGCGCCCCAGAGGTCATAGGGCACGTAGATGACGCCATCGATGTCCTTGGCCAGTCGCCCCGTCGCCATCGCATGGCCGCTGTCGGTCATCGTCGACAGGATGAGCTGGCAGCCCGGGAAGCGCGCTCGCAGCGGCGCGAACATCGGGGAGAGCGCGAGCAGGTCTCCCGCGCTCGCTCCGTGCAACCACACCACGGGCCCATCGCCTCTCGCGGGCAACGCCCCCGGGGCATAGAACCCCAGTCGCTGCCACAGGCCATGACGCGTCTTCCGGTGCACACACAGCACCGGGAGGAGCAGCGGGAAGAGCAGGTACGTGGCGAGGATGTAGAGGAGTCGCATGGACGGCTCCCCGGCCCTCTATCAGATGCCAGGGCTCCGAGGCAGCACACGCACGGGATTCGGAACAATCCAGGGTCGCCATTCGGACCCGAAGAAGCGCCCAGGCCCCTTCGCCCAGACCTCCACCCGCACCAGCCCCTCCCCCGTCAGCGCCACCGACGTGCCGTCCTCCCCCAGTCGGCCCTCTCCCCACACCTGCACCCGAACCGTGTCCACGTCCGGCAGGCCCGGCAGGCGCACCTTCAGGACATCTCCCACCCGCGCCTCGCGACGCTCCGGGTCCACGCCTTCCAAGGCGAAGCCCTCGGGCTCCCCCAAGGCGCGGAAGGAACAGAGGGCCGAGCCGCCTCGCAGCGCCCGCGTCACCAGCGCGGCGGCGGCCTTCGCATCCTTCGGCAAGGGCGCGGGCACCTGCTCCGGCGGGAGGTACATGGCGAGCGAGCTGAACACGGACTCGTAGGACGGCAGGCCATGCGCGTCATGCGCGCAGAAGGAGCGCTTGGGTTGCTCCCGCGAGAGCCCCATGAAGCGCTCGCCGGGCTCGGGCTCCGGCGCGACGAGCAACATCACTCCGTGCATCGGCTTCGCGAGATACGCGCCCACGGCCGGCAGCAAGCGGCTCAGCGGGTTGCTCATGGCCTGGCGGAAGAACGTGTCCGCCGAGTACAGCTCGAAGCCCTTCGCCTCACGGGCCGTCGGCTCGTCCGTCCACGGGTTCTTCTTCTGCACCGGATGCGCGAGGACCGTCATGCCTCCCGCGGCCTCCACCGCCTTCACCGCATCCGCGGCGGGCATCCATCGCGTCATGCCCTCCAGCGGGCGCTCCATGCCGAACGCGACCAGGTGCCCCGCGGACGTCGAGATTTCAACGCCGGGAATCAGCAGCACGCCATCCCCCCAGGTCGGAGCGGGCGGCGTGAAGTCGTTGTGGTCCGTCAACAACACGAAGTCGAGCCCCGCGGCCTTCGCCGCGAGCACCACATCGAGCGGGCTGCCTCGTCCATCCGAGCGCGTGGTGTGCACGTGGAAGGCGCCACGAACCCACCTCGGCTCGCCCTCCTTCGGGGGCACCACCGGGTACGTCGTGTACGACGCGGGGAGCGCGAAGAAGCCGCACAGGCCCAGGAGGAGGAGCAACAGGCCCACCAGCGCCCGCAGTCCCTTGCCGAGCACCACACGGAGACGGCTGTTCATGTCCACGCGCCTCGAGGGTTCCGCGTGAGCCCTCGACACGATGACGAAACCACCGCCTCGGCGTCGAACCGTCGGGCTCCTGCATGACTCAGCATCATCACGCGGCGCCTCGCTCGAAGGTGCCCTCCGTCTGCATCTTCCACAGCGCGGCGTAGCGTCCACCCCTCGCGAGCAACTCCGCGTGCGAGCCGCTCTCCACCGCTCGCCCCGCCTCCATCACGTGGAGCACGTCCGCGTTCACCACCGTGGACAACCGGTGCGCGATGACCAGCGCCGTGCGCCCCGGCAACACCGCCGCCAGCGCAGCCTGCACCTCGCGCTCGCTCTCGGGGTCCAGGCTGCTCGTCGCCTCGTCCAGCACCAGCACGCGCGCTCGCGCCAGCACGGCCCTGGCGATGCACAGACGCTGCCGCTGACCACCGCTCAACGTCACGCCGCGCTCGCCGATGCGCGTGTCGTAGCCCTGGGGCAACGCGCGGATGAACCCGTCCGCGTTCGCCACCTTCGCCGCCGCCTCCACTTCCTCACGCGTGGCGTCCGGGCGCGCATATCGAAGGTTGTCCAGCACCGTGCCCTGGAACAACAACGGCTCCTGCGTCACCAACGCGAGCTGCTCGCGAAGGCTCGCCGCCGTGTACCGGGCCATGTCCACGCCATCCAGCAGCAGCCTTCCGGACTGGGGACGCTCGAAGCGCAGGAGCAGCGACGTCACCGTGCTCTTGCCTCCGCCACTGCCGCCCACCAGCGCCGTCACCTGCCCCGCCTTCAGCTCCAGCGTCACGCCGTCGAGCGCGCGCCGCTCGCCATACGCGAAGCTCACGTCCTCGAACCGCACCGACTCGGACAAGGGCGGCGCCGACACCGCGTCCGGCGCGTCCTGCACCGGGTGCTTCAAGTCCAGCAACGCGAAGAGCCGCTCACCCGCCGCGCCCGCCTGCATCGCGAACTGCGTCACCCGGCCCAAATCCTTCACCGGCTGGTACACCAGGATGACCGCCGTCAGCAGCGACAACAGCGCCTCCGGCTCCATCAACTTCGCGCTCGCCGCGAAGGCCAACGCCCCCGCCAGCGCCGCCGCCGCCAGCACCTCCATGATTCCGGGCACCCCGCCACGCGCCCACGCCGCCCCGACCACCGCCTCCTCGTGCGCCTTCGCGTGCGAGGCGAACCGCGCCAGCTCCGCCTCCTGCCCGTTGAACGCCTGAATCGTCCTCAAGCCCCCGAGCCCCTCGTGGAGCTGCCCCGCCAGATGCCCCAGCTGCGTCTGCCCCTCGCGCGTGCCCTTGAGCACCTTGCGCGTCAGGCGCGACGCCGGCAGCGCCGCGAGCGGAATCACCACCAGCATCAGCCCCCCCAGCAGCGGGCTCATCGACAACGCCACCCCCGCCAGGATGATGACCTGCAGGCTGTCACGCAGGTACGAGCCCACCGTGTACATCGCCGCCGCCTCCACCGCCGCGACGTCCGACGAGAAGCGACTGAGCAAATCTCCCTGCCGCTCACGCGCGAGCTGGGCTGGCGACAACGACGTGAGCTTCACGAAGAGCTCCCGCCGCACGTCCTTCACCACCCGCTGCGCGAAGAGCCCCATGAAATAGAACTGGCCCAGGTACCCCACGCCCTTCACCGCGCCCACCACCACCATCATCAGCGGGAAGCCCCACAGCGCCGCGTCACGCGGCAGGGACGAGAGCCACGGCACCCGGTTCGCCCCGCCGAAGCCCTCCTCGCCCCCCGACAGCAGGAAGCGCAGCGCCGGGCCCGTGAGGTACGCGTACGCGCCCGTGGCGACCCCCACGAACGCCATGCACACGAACGCCACCACGAGCACCGCCACGTGCGGGCGCGCGTAGCGCAACAATCGCCAGAGTGTCCGCCCCATCTGCCTACCGTCCCACCTTGCGCAACGCCGCCTTGGCCAGCTGCGAGTACGGGTTGTACTCCAGCACCTTCAGCAGCTTCTTTCGCGCCAGCGGCGCATCCCCCAGGTCCGTGTCGATGATGGCCGCGATGATGTGCAGCCGCTCCACGTAAGGCCCCAGGGACAACGCCTTCTTCAACACCTTCTGCGCCTTCTGCGCACGCTGGACCAGCGGACCGCCCGCCCCCTGGTACGTCGCCCAGGCGAGGAAGGAGTAGTACTCCGGCTCACGAGGGTTGAGCGTCACCGCCTCCTCGAACGCGTGCATCGCCGACACGAAGTCCCGCCGCTTCAGCGCGGACTCGCCCCGGCGCAACGCAATCTCGGCGTCCACCACCACCGCCGTGTTGCGCCCCACGTCCAGCTTGCTGAAGAGGTACTGGAGGTACGCCTTGCGCTTCTCCTCCACGCTCAACACCCGGTAGGACGCCGACAGCTTCTCCTGCACGGAGTCCAGCAGGTCCTTCAGGTCCGAGATGTCGTATTCGGCATACGTGTCCGGGTGAAAGCGCATCGCCGTCTCGTGGTACGCGCGCTCCACCGCCTCCGCGTCCGCCGCGATGTCCAACCCCAGGCTGCCGAAGTAGCTGCGGGTGATGATGCGCACCGCCTCCTCGCGCAGCGAGGCCGCCGTCTCCCCAGGCAAGGACTTGCGCTTGCGCGGACCAATCCGGTCCGGCACCACCGCCGCGGACAACACGTCCGCCCCCGTCGCGACTGGCGTCGGCGAGAACGTCACGCCCCCCGTCAGCTTCAAGAACCACAGGAGCGAATACGCCGCGCTCAGCTCCCCGCGGCCATGGGCGAGCAACTCCTTGAGCACGATGCGGCCATTGACCTGCATCGCAATCTTGATGTCGTCCGTGTCCAGCGCCATCGCCTGCAGGTCGCGACCAAAATCGGACGAGCGCACCGGGTACTCGCCCAGGTTCGCCTTCAGCGACGCCGCCATCACCTTCAGCGGGAAGCAGCGCCGCGCGCCTTCCAGAATCTGCGCCAGCGGCGGCAGGTCCACCGATGCCACCTCCGCGGTGAACTCGTCGCCGGAGTAGAAGGCATACCGGCCCTCGCGCATGCCCAACACCCGCGCCAGCTTGTCGCGCGTGTAGTCACGCAACAACTGCGACAACTCTTCCCCCACCAGCTCCACGCCCGCGTCCGCCAGCGCCGAGCCGATGCGCAGCCCCGAGCCCAGCGCCCCCACCACCTGCTCCGCCTGCGCGGGCGTGGCGAGCTTGCGCTCCACGAGGTAGCGCGGCAGCGAGTCCTCCTTCACCGTCGAGTCGAAGCTCACCGGCCCGCCGCGCAGGAAGTACACCCGCCGACTCAGCCCCCGGTGCGCCACCACCAGCACACCCTCCCGACGCAGCCGGTGGATGGAGTGCAACAGGCCCGGCAGCGGATAGCCCTTCAGCTCGCCACTGTTCACCGCCGGACGCGACAGCGTGGACGCCAGGCCCGACAGCGGCACCGCCTGCGCCGCGCGCACGAGCGACTCCAGCCGGGGCACCAGCTCTCCAGGCTTGAGCGGGTCCGCGACGTACGCGTTCACCTTCAAATCCAACACCGAGCCCACGCCCCGCGCCCGTCCCAGGTGCCCCTTGTCGATGGCGACGATGGGCACGCGCCCACCCTGGCTGTGCCCCCGGATGAGCTGCACCACGTGAGCGCCCTCCACGCGCGGCAGGTCCACCGACAACACCATCACATCCGGGTTGTCCGCCGCGAAGTGCTCCAGCGCCGCGATGGGGTCATTCACCGCGCGCACGGAATACCCGGCCTGCGAGAGCAGGCCCGTCAGGTGCTCGAGCGTGGGGGGATGGCTCTCGGCGAGCAGAAGCGTCTTCAAGGGTTGGCGCAGTCTACACCTTCACCCCGGCTTGCATCAGGGTACGATGCGCCCCCCTCACATGACGCCCCCGCCCCGAATCCTCGTCGTGGCCGGCGAGGCCTCCGGCGATGCCCATGCCGCAGAGCTCGTCGCCGCCCTCCAGGCCCGCCGTCCGGACCTCACCTTCTTCGGCATGGGCGGCTCGCGCCTGGCCGCCCGGGGAGTCGAGCTGCTCTTCGACGCCCGCGAGGTGTCCGTCATGGGCATCACCGAGGTGCTCCCCCGCATCCCCCGCATCCTCCAGATCATGAAGGGGCTGGCGAACGCGGCCGCCGAGCGGCGCCCCGACGTCGCCATCCTCGTCGACATCCCGGACTTCAACCTGCGCCTGGCCGAGAAGCTCAAGGCCCAGGACATCCCCGTGGCCTATTACATCTCGCCGATGATCTGGGCGTGGCGCCGCGGCCGGGTGCGCACCATCAAACGCCTGGTGGACCGGATGCTGTGCATCCTCCCGTTCGAGGAGGACTTCTACCGGGAGGCCGGCGTCGCCGCCCGCTACGTGGGCAGCCCCGTCGTCGAGCAGGTCCCCGCTCCCGACAGCCCCGCCGCGTTCCGGGAGCGCCTGGGCCTGGCCAGGGAGGCCCCCACGCTCGCGCTGCTGCCGGGCAGCCGGATGAGCGAGATTCGCCGGCTGCTGCCGTCCATGGTGGCCGCGGCCCGCCGCCTGTCCACCGAGCGGCCCGGGCTCCAGGTCGTGGTCCCCGTGGCCCCCACCATCCCCCGCGAGGAGGTGCTGTCGCGCTTCGAGGGCAGCGGCCTGACGCCAGTGCTGGTGGACGGACACGCCCCGGAGGTGGTGGGCGCCAGCGACGCGGCGGTGGTCGCCTCCGGGACGGCCGTGCTGGAGGCAGGGCTGATGCAGCGTCCCCTCGTCGTCATCTACCGGGTGTCGCTCATCTCCTATTGGGTGGGCCGGCTGATGCTGAAGGTGGCCTTCGTGTCCCTGGTCAACCTGCTGGCCGGGCGGCGGGTGGTGCCGGAGCTGCTCCAGGGGGAGATGACCCCCGAGCGAATCGCCGACGAGGTCCGCAAGGTCTGGCTTCCGGGGACCGCCCGGGACGAGATGCTCCAGGGGCTGGGGGAGGTCCGGGGGCGGCTGGGCGAGGCAGGGGCCGCCACCCGGGCGGCGGAGACCGTCATGGAGCTACTGCCCCCGCGCGCCATTTAGGGTATGTCGGCCCGGCCATGAACCCAGCGCTGGTCTGCATCCCCACCTACAACGAGCGGGAAAACATCGAGGCCATCACCCTGGCGGTGCTCAAGGCCGACCCGCGCGTCGACATCCTCATCGTCGACGACAACTCACCGGACGGCACGGGGCACATCGCCGACCAGCTCGCCGCCAAGGAGCCCCGCGTGCGGGTGCTCCACCGCGAGAAGAAGGAGGGCCTGGGTCGCGCCTACCTCGCCGCCTTCCGCTGGGCCCTGGCGGAGAACTACACGTACATCCTGGAGATGGACGCGGACTTCAGCCATGACCCGCGCTACCTGCCCGGGCTGATGGACGCGGCCGAGGCCGGGGCGGACCTGGTGCTCGGCAGCCGCTACGTCACGGGCGGCGGCACGGTGAACTGGGGCGTGGCCCGCCAGGTCATCAGCCGCGGCGGCAGCTTGTATGCCCGCACCATCCTGGGCGTGGGCGTCCAGGATTTGACCGGGGGATTCAAGTGCTTCCACCGCCGGGTGCTGGAGACCCTCAACCTGGATGCCGTACACAGCACCGGGTACGCGTTCCAGATCGAGCTCACCTACCGCACGCTGAAGAACGGCTTCACCGTGCGCGAGGTCCCCATCATCTTCGAGGACCGCCGCGTGGGGCACTCGAAGATGAGCAAGAAGATTTTCGCCGAGGCGCTCACCATGGTGTGGAAGCTGCGCCTCACGGTGTAGTCGCAAAGGTCGTGCGGTGATGAAGGACTCCCTGACGCAATTCCTCGTCGCCCTGCCGGCGGTCTTCTTCGTGGTGGACCCCATCGGCGTGGTGCCGTTGTTCCTGGCGATGACGGCCGGGGACACGAAGGAGAAGATACGCCGCACGGCGATGCGCGCGTGTCTGGTGGCGTGCGGGCTGATGACCTTCTTCGCCCTGTTCGGCACCATCATCTTCAAGGTGTTCGGCGTGTCGCTGGGGGCCTTCCGCGTGGCGGGTGGAATCCTGCTGCTCATCACCGCGCTGGACATGCTGCGCGCGCGTCCGTCCGAGACGCGCACCACCCCCACCGAGGAACAGGAAGGCGTGGTGAAGGAGGACGTGGCCATCGTCCCCCTCGCGATTCCGCTGCTGTCGGGGCCCGGCGCCATCGCCACCGCCATGGTGCTGATGGCCCGTGGCAACTCCAACTCGATGGCCTCCACCCTTCCGGTGCTGGCGGCCATCCTCCTGACCTTCGTCTTCAGCTACTTCATCCTGCGCGCCTCCGGGCTCGTGCAGCGGGTGCTGCGCCAGTCCGGCGTCGCCATCGTCGAGCGCGTCATGGGGCTCATCCTGGCCGCCATCGCCGTGCAGTTCATCGCGGACGGCGCCAAGGAGTTGCTGAAGTAACCTAGTTGCCGACGACCCAGGTGGGGCCCGCGCGGCGCAGCGTGCCCTGGGGCTGGCCCTCCAGGGTGAGTTCGTCCGGGCCGGAGCGGCGCGCGTCGTACGCGTAGCCCTCGCGAATCTCCTGGAGGTAGACGACGACGGCGTCCAGCACGCTGTCCTGCACCACCTTGAAGGTGGAGTCGCCACAGCGGGGCTCATCTCCCTCGAAGAAGCGCTCCAGCATGGACAGCTCCGGACGGCGCACGTACACGCGCACCGGCGTGGGCTCCTGGCGTCCCTGGGCGGCAATCTCCTCCACCACCCGTGACGGCGTCGGCTCCCTCAGCACGGATTGAACCAGGCTGCACTTGTCCGCCTCCACCTCCCGCCGCACGGCGAGCGGCGCCTGATGCGCGCAGCCTGCCCCCACCAGGAGCGCCATTCCCACCACGCCCCAGGTCCACCGTTGGAATCGGTCCATCCGCTGCTACCTCCTCGGTACGTCGTCCGCTACAGCTTCCTCCACCGCGGCGAGAAGGGAGCGCCGGCGAGCACCGGGTCCTCCACCGCGATGATGTATTCAGCCCGGCGATTGGCAGCCTCCGCCGTCTCGTCTGGAGTCCGCACCGCGGGGGACTCCTCGCCAAAACCCTCGTAGAAGATGGGGACCTTCAGCCCCCGCTGGCGGAAGGCGGCGGCGATGCTGCGCGCGCGCTGGAGCGACAGCGCACGGTTGTCCGCCGTGGGGCCCACGGTGTCCGTGTGGCCCAGGACGTACAGACGAACCGCCGCGAAGCGGCCGTATTTCGCCAGCGCCTCCGCAATCAACGCATGGCTCCTGTCCAGCTTGCCTCGCTCGGCGGCGGGAATGTCCGCGCGCCCCGAGGCGAAGCCCACCTCTTCATGGGGAATGTCCATGCGCCACGGGAAGAGGTCCACACCCGTGTAGAAGTCCGATGTGTCGAAGGCTCGGAGGGAAATCTTCATCACCTTCCCCTCGGCGGCCGGCCAGCTCAAGGACAGCGGCGTGCCCGCCTTCTCTCCCTTGAAGGCCACCTCACCCTCGAAGGCCTTCTTCCCCGTGTCCATCAGCACGGTGAGCTCCACGCGGCCCGCCGGGCGCGACAGCTGGAAGCGGAGCGTGCGCCCCGGCACGTCCACGTCCTCCGGACGCACGTCCAGGCGCAGCGGCCCGTTGAGCTCCGTGTCGAAGGACAACGGCATGCTGCCCGACTCGGCGTTGGCGAAGCGCACCACCAGCTCGCCCTCGTAGTGGAAGCGGCCCTCGGGCTGCTCCAGCTCGATTCGCCGAGTCATGCCTGGCTTCCCGCCGCCCTTCACGTCGACCACCTTCCCGTCGTCGCGTTTGAGCTTCACCTCGAAGCCCGCGATGGGCTCCTCGATGTGCACGAGCAATGCCGGGAGCTTCTCGCCCGCCGCGGCACGGCCCTCCAGGGACACGCGGATGGCGTCGGCGAACGCGGGCAGGGGTGTCGAGGCGACAAGACTGAGCAATAGAACCAGGCGGGCATTCATGGCGCGGCGTCGACCTCTGGCGTCGCGGGTCGCCGTGCAACAGCGCCCCGGATGGGTGGATTCCTCCGCGCCAGGGTAGGACGGTGTCCCCCGCGTGGAAATGCTTCGCGAGCGTGGAAACGCCTCGCGAGCCAGACGCGAGAAGCACGCCGACATTCATTCCCGCGCGCCACACACCCAGGGCAGCCGGGGGGACGGCCACCAGGCCCTCTCCTGCCCGGCCCGGACGCGGGGCGCGCTACCGCACGCCGACGAGCGTGATTCCCGCCGCGCGCGCGTTGGCGAAGAGCTCCGGCGCGTCCAGGAGCACGGTGCGCCCGGCCTCCAGCGCCAGCACCCGGGCGCCCACTTCCTTCATGACCTCCAGCGTGCGGGGCCCCGCCGCGGGCAGGTCGAAGCGCAGGTCCTGCTGCGGCTTGCAGCGCTTGACCACCACGGCGCCCGCGCCTCCCAGCTTGCCGCCCCGACGGATGGCCTCGTCGGTGCCCTCCACCGCCTCGAGCGCCAGCACGTGGCCCTGGTGCACCACCACCGTCTGGCCCACGTCCGCCTGCCCCAGCAACGTCGCCACCTCGCGCCCGAGCGCCACGTCCTGCTCCTGCGTGGGGCTCAGCTGGGGGCCGGCCAGGTGGCCTTCCGGGCACAGCACCTCACCCAGGAAGTCCGTGGGGGCGATGATGGTGATGCCGCGCGACTCGAAGTCCGCGGCCACCGCGCGCAGCAGCGCATCATCCCGGAAGCTGCGCAGCCGGGAGATGATGCGCACCGCGCCCAGGTCGGGTCGGGCCTCGGACAGCGCCTTCACCCGGCCGATGCCGCCCGCCATGGCCGCCTGCTTCACGCCCGCGGCGACGAAGGCCTTCTGGATGCGGTTGACCTGCCCCACCCGCACCCAGGTGAGCGAGCCGACCTCCGAGGCCAGGGCCGGGTTCGTCTCGCCCCTGTGGGCCACGGCCACCACCTCCAGCCCCCGGGCCCGCGCGGCGCGCGCGAACAAGAGGGGAAGCTGACCGTTGCCCGCGATGAGGCCGATTCGACCGTCCGGAGGTGCGTGCTCCATGTCCACAGCCTAGCGCGTCAGGCCGCGCTTGCTCTGGGAGATGAAGTCCACCAGGTGGTCCACTTCCGGGTGGCCGCCCAGCTCCGTGCGCAGCCGCCCCAGCGCCTCCTGCAGCCCCAGCTTGGAGCGGAACAGGATGCGGTGGGATTCCTTGATGCGCTCGATCTGGTCCTTGGTGAAGCCGCCGCGCTCCAGGCCCACGGTGTTGAGCCCCACCAGCTCCGCCCGGTCTCCCTGCGCCGTGGCGTACGGGGGGATGTCCATGGTGACCATGGCCCCGCCGGAGATGAAGGCGAAGCGGCCCAGGCGGGTGAACTGATGCACCGCCGCCAGGCCGCTGATGATGACGTGGTCCTCCATCGTCACGTGGCCCGCGAGCGCGGACCCGTTGCCGATGCGGCACCCGTTGCCGACGACGCAGTCGTGGGCGACATGGCTGTTGGCCATGAAGAGGTTGCCGTTGCCGACGCGCGTGGCGCCGCCGCCGCCCGCCGTGCCCTTGTGCACGGTGACGAACTCGCGAATCTGGTTGTCGTCGCCGAGCGTGAGTTCGGTGTCCTCACCCGCGTACTTGAGGTCCTGCGGGTCCGCCCCCACCGAGGCGAACTGGAAGATGCGGTTGCGCGCACCGAGCGTCGTGCGGCCCTCGATGACGACGTGAGGGCCCACGTGGGAGCCCTCGCCAATCGTCACCTGCGGCCCGATGACCGAGTAGGGGCCCACAAGGACCGACGCGTGCAGACGCGCATCGGGGTGAACCACCGCGGTGGGATGAACCTGAGCCATGTCGTCTCCTCTACCTCGCGGGCCCGCGGTCAGGACGCCGCGCCCTCTTGCGCCGCCGCGTCCTTGTCCTTGTCCACCACCGTGGCCAGGAACTCGCCTTCGGCGACCTTCACGCCGTCCACCGTCGCCGTGCCCTTCGTCTTCCACACGGCGCCCTTGTGGCGCAGCACCTCGATGACGAGCTGCAGCCTGTCTCCGGGGAGCACCGGCTTGCGGAAGCGCGCCCCGTCCACGCCCATCAGGTAGGTCACCTTCTGGCTCGGGTCCATGTTCTCGCTCTTGTACGCGAGGATGGCCGAGGCCTGGGCGAGCGCCTCCAGGATGAGCACGCCCGGCATCACCGGGTGCCCCGGGAAGTGGCCGTTGAAGAAGGGCTCGTTGATGGTGACGTTCTTGTAGGCGGTGATGCGCTCGCCAGGGACGATCTCCACCACCCGGTCGATGAGCAGGAACGGGTACCGGTGCGGCAGCAGGTTCTGGATTTCGCCGATGTCCATCACGGGCCCTTCTCCTTCTCGAGCTGCTCCACCCTTTTGCGCAGGGCGCGCATTTCCTTGAGCAGGTCCGCCACCTGCCCCGAGGCCGCGCTGGCCCGGAGCCATTCACGGTGGGGGATGGCCGGGCTGCCGCTCACGATTTGTCCGTCCGGGACGTCATGGGCCACGCCGGACTGGGCGCCGACCTTGGCCAGGTCACCCACGCGGATGTGGCCCACCACGCCCACCTGGCCGGCCAGCACCACGCCGGTGCCGACCTCGGCCGAGCCGGACACGCCCGCCTGCGCGCAGATGAGCGCCAGCGGCCCCACCCGGACGTTGTGGGCGATCTGCACCAGGTTGTCGAGCTTGGTGCCGCGCCCCACCACCGTCTCGCCCACCGTCGCGCGATCGATGCAGGTGCACGCGCCCACCTCGACGTCGTCCTCGATGCGGACGATGCCGACCTGGGGAATCTTGAAGTGCTGTGGCCCCTGCTCCCCTTCCGGGTCGAAGGCGAAGCCGAAGCCGTCCGCGCCCACCACGCTGCTGGCGTGGAGGATGACGCGCGAGCCCACGACGCAGCGCTCGCGCACCGTGACGTTGGGGTGCAGCACGCTGTCCTCGCCGACGGAGGCGTGCTCGCCCACGTAGGCGCCGGGATACAGCACCGAGCGCGCGCCCACCGTCGCGCCCGCCTCCACCGTCGCGCCGGCAAGCACGGAGGCCTCCGGGTGCACGGTGGCCTCCGGGTGTACCCACGCGCCCGGACGGATGCCGGGGGCGGGACGCACGTCGGGGTGGAACACGCGGAGCAGCCGCGCGTAGGCCAGGTGCGGATTGGACA
Encoded proteins:
- a CDS encoding PHP domain-containing protein, with product MNSRLRVVLGKGLRALVGLLLLLLGLCGFFALPASYTTYPVVPPKEGEPRWVRGAFHVHTTRSDGRGSPLDVVLAAKAAGLDFVLLTDHNDFTPPAPTWGDGVLLIPGVEISTSAGHLVAFGMERPLEGMTRWMPAADAVKAVEAAGGMTVLAHPVQKKNPWTDEPTAREAKGFELYSADTFFRQAMSNPLSRLLPAVGAYLAKPMHGVMLLVAPEPEPGERFMGLSREQPKRSFCAHDAHGLPSYESVFSSLAMYLPPEQVPAPLPKDAKAAAALVTRALRGGSALCSFRALGEPEGFALEGVDPERREARVGDVLKVRLPGLPDVDTVRVQVWGEGRLGEDGTSVALTGEGLVRVEVWAKGPGRFFGSEWRPWIVPNPVRVLPRSPGI
- a CDS encoding ABC transporter ATP-binding protein, with the translated sequence MGRTLWRLLRYARPHVAVLVVAFVCMAFVGVATGAYAYLTGPALRFLLSGGEEGFGGANRVPWLSSLPRDAALWGFPLMMVVVGAVKGVGYLGQFYFMGLFAQRVVKDVRRELFVKLTSLSPAQLARERQGDLLSRFSSDVAAVEAAAMYTVGSYLRDSLQVIILAGVALSMSPLLGGLMLVVIPLAALPASRLTRKVLKGTREGQTQLGHLAGQLHEGLGGLRTIQAFNGQEAELARFASHAKAHEEAVVGAAWARGGVPGIMEVLAAAALAGALAFAASAKLMEPEALLSLLTAVILVYQPVKDLGRVTQFAMQAGAAGERLFALLDLKHPVQDAPDAVSAPPLSESVRFEDVSFAYGERRALDGVTLELKAGQVTALVGGSGGGKSTVTSLLLRFERPQSGRLLLDGVDMARYTAASLREQLALVTQEPLLFQGTVLDNLRYARPDATREEVEAAAKVANADGFIRALPQGYDTRIGERGVTLSGGQRQRLCIARAVLARARVLVLDEATSSLDPESEREVQAALAAVLPGRTALVIAHRLSTVVNADVLHVMEAGRAVESGSHAELLARGGRYAALWKMQTEGTFERGAA
- a CDS encoding MarC family protein, whose translation is MKDSLTQFLVALPAVFFVVDPIGVVPLFLAMTAGDTKEKIRRTAMRACLVACGLMTFFALFGTIIFKVFGVSLGAFRVAGGILLLITALDMLRARPSETRTTPTEEQEGVVKEDVAIVPLAIPLLSGPGAIATAMVLMARGNSNSMASTLPVLAAILLTFVFSYFILRASGLVQRVLRQSGVAIVERVMGLILAAIAVQFIADGAKELLK
- a CDS encoding OmpA family protein — encoded protein: MNARLVLLLSLVASTPLPAFADAIRVSLEGRAAAGEKLPALLVHIEEPIAGFEVKLKRDDGKVVDVKGGGKPGMTRRIELEQPEGRFHYEGELVVRFANAESGSMPLSFDTELNGPLRLDVRPEDVDVPGRTLRFQLSRPAGRVELTVLMDTGKKAFEGEVAFKGEKAGTPLSLSWPAAEGKVMKISLRAFDTSDFYTGVDLFPWRMDIPHEEVGFASGRADIPAAERGKLDRSHALIAEALAKYGRFAAVRLYVLGHTDTVGPTADNRALSLQRARSIAAAFRQRGLKVPIFYEGFGEESPAVRTPDETAEAANRRAEYIIAVEDPVLAGAPFSPRWRKL
- a CDS encoding DUF4388 domain-containing protein, which encodes MKTLLLAESHPPTLEHLTGLLSQAGYSVRAVNDPIAALEHFAADNPDVMVLSVDLPRVEGAHVVQLIRGHSQGGRVPIVAIDKGHLGRARGVGSVLDLKVNAYVADPLKPGELVPRLESLVRAAQAVPLSGLASTLSRPAVNSGELKGYPLPGLLHSIHRLRREGVLVVAHRGLSRRVYFLRGGPVSFDSTVKEDSLPRYLVERKLATPAQAEQVVGALGSGLRIGSALADAGVELVGEELSQLLRDYTRDKLARVLGMREGRYAFYSGDEFTAEVASVDLPPLAQILEGARRCFPLKVMAASLKANLGEYPVRSSDFGRDLQAMALDTDDIKIAMQVNGRIVLKELLAHGRGELSAAYSLLWFLKLTGGVTFSPTPVATGADVLSAAVVPDRIGPRKRKSLPGETAASLREEAVRIITRSYFGSLGLDIAADAEAVERAYHETAMRFHPDTYAEYDISDLKDLLDSVQEKLSASYRVLSVEEKRKAYLQYLFSKLDVGRNTAVVVDAEIALRRGESALKRRDFVSAMHAFEEAVTLNPREPEYYSFLAWATYQGAGGPLVQRAQKAQKVLKKALSLGPYVERLHIIAAIIDTDLGDAPLARKKLLKVLEYNPYSQLAKAALRKVGR
- a CDS encoding LpxI family protein, producing MEHAPPDGRIGLIAGNGQLPLLFARAARARGLEVVAVAHRGETNPALASEVGSLTWVRVGQVNRIQKAFVAAGVKQAAMAGGIGRVKALSEARPDLGAVRIISRLRSFRDDALLRAVAADFESRGITIIAPTDFLGEVLCPEGHLAGPQLSPTQEQDVALGREVATLLGQADVGQTVVVHQGHVLALEAVEGTDEAIRRGGKLGGAGAVVVKRCKPQQDLRFDLPAAGPRTLEVMKEVGARVLALEAGRTVLLDAPELFANARAAGITLVGVR
- a CDS encoding polyprenol monophosphomannose synthase is translated as MNPALVCIPTYNERENIEAITLAVLKADPRVDILIVDDNSPDGTGHIADQLAAKEPRVRVLHREKKEGLGRAYLAAFRWALAENYTYILEMDADFSHDPRYLPGLMDAAEAGADLVLGSRYVTGGGTVNWGVARQVISRGGSLYARTILGVGVQDLTGGFKCFHRRVLETLNLDAVHSTGYAFQIELTYRTLKNGFTVREVPIIFEDRRVGHSKMSKKIFAEALTMVWKLRLTV
- the lpxB gene encoding lipid-A-disaccharide synthase translates to MTPPPRILVVAGEASGDAHAAELVAALQARRPDLTFFGMGGSRLAARGVELLFDAREVSVMGITEVLPRIPRILQIMKGLANAAAERRPDVAILVDIPDFNLRLAEKLKAQDIPVAYYISPMIWAWRRGRVRTIKRLVDRMLCILPFEEDFYREAGVAARYVGSPVVEQVPAPDSPAAFRERLGLAREAPTLALLPGSRMSEIRRLLPSMVAAARRLSTERPGLQVVVPVAPTIPREEVLSRFEGSGLTPVLVDGHAPEVVGASDAAVVASGTAVLEAGLMQRPLVVIYRVSLISYWVGRLMLKVAFVSLVNLLAGRRVVPELLQGEMTPERIADEVRKVWLPGTARDEMLQGLGEVRGRLGEAGAATRAAETVMELLPPRAI